The Deltaproteobacteria bacterium genome contains the following window.
CGCATCGTGGTCATTGCCGGCCCATGTGCGGTTGAAAGCAGGGATCAAGCCCTCACTATTGCCCGCGAGGTCAGAAAGTATGGAGCTGTCCTGTTTCGTGGCGGGGCCTTCAAGCCGAGAAGCTCACCCTATTCCTTCCAGGGCCTGGGAGAAGAGGGTCTCAAGATTCTTGCCGAGGTTCGGGAGGAAGTTGGTCTAAGGGTTGTTACCGAGATTACGTCACCTGCCCAAGCGGACATGATGATGAAGTACGTGGATGTTGTGCAGGTTGGGGCTCGAAACATGCAAAACTTCGAGCTTTTGAAGTGCCTGGGGCGCCTAGGAAAGCCGGTTGTCTTAAAGCGGGGGCTATCGGCCACTATTGAGGAATGGCTCATGTCAGCCGAATACATACTTTCTGAGGGTAATAACCACGTTATCCTTTGCGAACGCGGCATTCGCACCTTTGAACCGTATACGAGAAACACCCTTGACCTGTCCGCCATTCCAGTGATCAAACAGCTCACCCATCTTCCGGTGATCATCGATCCGAGCCATGCCACCGGCATCCGCGAAAAGGTCAGTCCCATGGCACGAGCTGCCATTGCCGCAGGGGCAGATGGCTTGATGATTGAGGTGCACCATGACCCGGACAGGGCGCTTTCTGATGGCGACCAGAGTCTTTATCCAAAGCAGTTCGGGCGGCTGATGCGTAACATTTATGTGATTGCGCCGGTAGTAGGGAAGCAGCTTGATTTTGGCTATCTTGATAAAGCCACCGCCGTGGATCACCTGGGTAAAACCAAAGGGGGAGGGAGCAAAAACGCTGCCTTCTTGGGAGAGATTGGGACATTCAGCCACAAGGCCTGCATGCAGTATTTTGGGACAAAGCTAACTGCTGTGCCTATGTCTTCATTCAGGGCCATTTTTGACGCAATCAAGAATGGTGAGACCAAGTTCGGTGTGGTGCCATTGGAAAATTCTCTAGCCGGCAGCATACACGAAAACTACGATCTCCTTCTCGAATATGATTTGAGAATTATCGGAGAGATCACACTTCGCATTGTGCACAACCTGATTGGCCATCCAGACGCCAAGATAGAAACCATTAAGCGAGTCCTTTCACACCCCCAGGTCTTCCAGCAATGTCGACAGTTTCTGGACCGCCATCAAGACTGGGAGCTTGTTTCAGCAAAAGACACGGCCACGGCCGTCAAACGCATTAAAGAGGCGGGAAGTCCGACCGATGCTGCCATTGCCGGTAAGGAGGCAGCCGGCCTTCACGGGATGGAGGTCATTGAAGAGGGGATTGAGACAAATCCGAGAAACTACACCAGATTCGTGATAATAGGCGCCCAGCAACTTGAAAACGGGCCACGGCACAAGTCTTCTCTCATCTACTCAACGGGCAACCGCCCGGGGGCTCTCTATGAAACATTAAAGGTGTTTGCCGACCAGGGCATCAATCTGGTGAAGCTGGAATCGCGCCCAATCCCTGGGAAACCATGGGAGTACATGTTCTATGTAGACCTTGAGGCAGATGTTGAGTCAGACTCGTTCAAACCCATACTCAGCGCTCTTGAGGAAAAGACGGACTATCTCAGGATACTGGGGAGCTACTAATGTATCCCAATGTCGCCCTCTGGGAATGCGGCTGAATGTAGCGTTCAAGTTTACGGCATGTGCAGAATGGGCTACTGCGAAGCGGTTTAATACATCAGTCGCAAACCTAACGCTTTTGGGACTGACGCTGTCGTGGGGAGGGTGATATCATGGCCATAGCAGATCTAAGGATGACACACTGGCAGCGGTTGAGTACTTACCTCCTATTTCAGCCGCAGTGCGTGGATGAATACTTTGTGAACCTCGTCATCCCTCTTCATCGTTTTTGGCACATTTTCAATTTCATACTTTCCATGAATCATTTCGATGAACTGGAGCATACACCTGCGGCGTACGTCATGGGCCAGAAAAACGGTGCCCTCGGGGCGAAGATA
Protein-coding sequences here:
- the aroF gene encoding 3-deoxy-7-phosphoheptulonate synthase, with the translated sequence MILVLENSITQEQKNRILRILRQGGCIVRQMSEAGQCVIGATGNAGHDPGFFQQLPGVAKLVPISTSFKLVSRQMHPEDTVVDVGDVAVGGERIVVIAGPCAVESRDQALTIAREVRKYGAVLFRGGAFKPRSSPYSFQGLGEEGLKILAEVREEVGLRVVTEITSPAQADMMMKYVDVVQVGARNMQNFELLKCLGRLGKPVVLKRGLSATIEEWLMSAEYILSEGNNHVILCERGIRTFEPYTRNTLDLSAIPVIKQLTHLPVIIDPSHATGIREKVSPMARAAIAAGADGLMIEVHHDPDRALSDGDQSLYPKQFGRLMRNIYVIAPVVGKQLDFGYLDKATAVDHLGKTKGGGSKNAAFLGEIGTFSHKACMQYFGTKLTAVPMSSFRAIFDAIKNGETKFGVVPLENSLAGSIHENYDLLLEYDLRIIGEITLRIVHNLIGHPDAKIETIKRVLSHPQVFQQCRQFLDRHQDWELVSAKDTATAVKRIKEAGSPTDAAIAGKEAAGLHGMEVIEEGIETNPRNYTRFVIIGAQQLENGPRHKSSLIYSTGNRPGALYETLKVFADQGINLVKLESRPIPGKPWEYMFYVDLEADVESDSFKPILSALEEKTDYLRILGSY